The following proteins are co-located in the Candida dubliniensis CD36 chromosome 3, complete sequence genome:
- a CDS encoding yml020w homologue, putative, whose protein sequence is MTGGSWLSWNAKKNESTNQVSEGNEDTIDEDEEHPNDEELEHDDTVPDDNGDEVDDHVTEKRGMGWTFWGNSSANVESISQNIRDSKSSGIANQDIIDNNSKKEKVVNVGNTILSSTSKFLVKPETSGKPSQGSEQGDDAVLYKPHDKTAQFNQINTHKNEDLRENLIVPDWNTCLPRTATNPIFNTSTTSNQGNANQTVRTDITNWRQFLGQISSKFGFSSSPMLPGQEQQSQVPGVESSMERDVGLLYEKSYKLYGKSLAVLPENKRACLPNYNKYYHNVDERSLKSTSSAPSQLEEDVSDPNSITITNDAMGNLLINNSISSKRRALHQALNAEVISQKAGPLTKIKDILIIGVHGFFPTRMIRPIIGAPKGTSLKFANEAEKAVIRYCVENNLINENESNVSIQKIALEKEGKIFDRVQFFTEILQKWEKELNNADFIFVAAHSQGCVVSIILLAQLIKMGILKKPLHKRIGILGMAGVNNGPFYGVDKSFFMKAYSAIENESLLELFELNKFDSQQSISYKDSIQTIINANVKICFIASINDQLVPLFSALASHIFHPNIYRACYIDYASHTPKFVRKLVSLCTHLLNIGYFDNNVIKELSTSLAGPFSGNGHSKIYNDGKVYDLGIKFVLDTDDIVIPFDSESNMPEDIIKSELPISNQIYVKEYNIAKIGTNPYILPWCLRGFLFNIEKNWPHRKVGRIEDNDTVKNGYEEIHDLYESFENWKPETKVYKDLKFRLNGLRASKL, encoded by the coding sequence ATGACTGGTGGTAGCTGGCTAAGTTGGaatgccaaaaaaaatgaatctACTAATCAAGTGTCGGAAGGTAATGAAGACACTatagatgaagatgaagagcATCCAAATGATGAAGAGTTGGAGCATGATGATACCGTTCCTGATGACAATGGAGATGAAGTGGATGATCATGTAACGGAGAAAAGGGGTATGGGTTGGACATTCTGGGGCAATTCTAGTGCAAATGTGGAGTCTATTTCACAAAATATAAGAGACAGCAAATCCTCTGGTATTGCAAACCAGGATATTATTGACAATAATCTGAAGAAGGAGAAGGTAGTCAATGTGGGTAATACAATATTGAGTTCAACTTCAAAATTTCTTGTGAAGCCGGAAACTAGTGGGAAACCTTCTCAAGGCAGTGAACAGGGTGATGATGCTGTTTTATATAAACCTCATGACAAAACAGCCCAATTTAACCAAATCAACACTCACAAAAATGAAGATTTACGAGAGAATTTGATCGTACCAGATTGGAACACTTGTCTACCACGCACTGCAACAAATCCTATATTTAATACATCGACAACTTCAAATCAAGGTAATGCAAATCAAACTGTGCGGACTGATATCACAAATTGGAGGCAATTTCTAGGACAAATTTCTAGTAAATTTGGATTTTCAAGTAGTCCAATGCTTCCTGGACAGGAACAGCAATCACAAGTGCCAGGTGTTGAGAGCAGCATGGAAAGAGATGTTGGGCTTCTTTACGAGAAATCTTATAAGCTTTATGGAAAATCTTTAGCTGTGTTGCCTGAGAATAAGCGAGCATGTTTACCCAATtacaataaatattatcatAACGTGGATGAGAGATCATTGAAATCCACATCATCTGCACCGTCCCAGTTGGAAGAAGATGTATCAGATCCAAATTCTATTACTATCACCAATGATGCTATGggtaatttattaattaataattcgATCAGTTCCAAGCGAAGAGCTCTTCATCAGGCATTGAATGCCGAAGTTATTAGTCAAAAAGCTGGTCCATTAACGAAAATAAAAGACATTTTAATCATAGGTGTCCATGGATTTTTCCCTACCAGAATGATTCGTCCTATTATTGGTGCTCCAAAAGGTACGTCTTTGAAGTTTGCCAATGAAGCTGAAAAGGCTGTGATTAGATACTgtgttgaaaataatttgatCAACGAAAACGAGTCGAATGTTAGTATACAAAAAATCGctttagaaaaagaaggtAAGATATTCGATCGTGTTCAGTTTTTCACAGAGATATTGCAAAAATGGGAAAAAGAGCTAAATAATGCAGACTTTATATTTGTTGCTGCACATTCTCAGGGATGTGTTGTTTCCATCATATTGTTGGctcaattgataaaaatggGCATTTTAAAGAAACCTTTACATAAACGTATTGGAATTCTTGGAATGGCGGGTGTCAATAATGGTCCGTTTTACGGGGTAGATAAGTCTTTTTTCATGAAAGCATATTCCGCTATAGAGAATGAATCCTTGCTCGAGTTGTTTGAgttgaataaatttgaCAGTCAACAATCAATCTCTTATAAAGATTCGATTCAAACCATTATTAATGCTAATGTTAAAATCTGTTTTATTGCATCCATAAATGATCAATTGGTGCCCCTATTTTCAGCACTTGCCTCACATATATTTCATCCAAACATATATCGTGCTTGCTACATTGACTACGCTTCACATACACCCAAATTTGTGAGAAAATTAGTTTCCTTGTGTACCCATTTGTTGAATATTGGTTACTTTGATAACAATGTTATAAAAGAGCTCAGCACCTCTTTGGCTGGACCATTTAGTGGAAACGGGCATTCCAAGATTTATAACGATGGGAAAGTTTACGATTTAGGTATTAAATTTGTTCTTGATACTGACGATATTGTCATTCCTTTTGATAGCGAATCAAATATGCCAGAAGATATAATTAAAAGTGAATtgccaatttcaaatcaaatatatgTTAAAGAGTATAATATTGCCAAGATAGGCACAAATCCATATATATTGCCATGGTGTTTGCGGGGatttttattcaatatcGAGAAGAATTGGCCCCATAGGAAAGTTGGTCGAATTGAAGACAACGATACAGTGAAAAACGGATATGAAGAAATTCATGATTTGTATGAAAGTTTCGAAAATTGGAAACCGGAAACAAAAGTTTACAAAGACCTCAAGTTCAGGTTGAATGGATTGAGAGCAAGTAAGCTATAA
- a CDS encoding catabolic L-serine/threonine dehydratase [includes: l-serin dehydratase (ec 4.3.1.17) (l-serine deaminase); l-threonin dehydratase (ec 4.3.1.19) (l-threonine deaminase)], putative (Similar to S. cerevisiae CHA1;~In S. cerevisiae: catalyzes the degradation of both L-serine and L-threonine), whose translation MKEPSITTTFVEVTDKLPIKPPCRVFFKNEYEQPSGSFKLRGMGHLVGQSIDVAKKLGKSNVAVFSSSGGNAGLAAAYASQFFGVSCTVVLPESSKPTVIEKLKSLGADVIIHGKHWGEADNYLTEFVIRNLDKTVYPVYCHPFDDPLLWEGHSKIITEIIDQKQLLNFDDVKGVVCSVGGGGLYNGIVEGLENHKEIPVLAIETKQAATFHEAVKEGKVVHLRKVQTLATSLASPYLSAKALANYIDHPTALAEIDDLDAVKGVVDLYDHLGYMVEPACGASVASVMHRQDVLSELGKLNPNDIVIVVVCGGSAINKDIIDEYRNLLEKDS comes from the coding sequence ATGAAAGAGCCTTCCATCACAACTACCTTTGTCGAGGTTACAGACAAACTCCCCATAAAGCCTCCATGTAGGGtgttttttaaaaatgaatacGAGCAGCCATCTGGCAGTTTCAAATTGAGAGGCATGGGACATTTGGTTGGTCAGTCTATAGATGTGGCCAAAAAACTTGGGAAATCGAATGTGGCAGTTTTTTCGTCGTCTGGTGGCAATGCAGGATTGGCAGCTGCTTATGCCAGTCAATTTTTTGGGGTATCCTGTACTGTGGTGTTGCCTGAGAGTTCGAAGCCCACTGTTATAGAAAAGTTGAAATCCTTGGGCGCAGATGTCATTATTCATGGGAAACATTGGGGCGAAGCTGATAATTATTTAACTGAATTTGTTATTAGAAATCTTGATAAAACTGTCTATCCGGTCTATTGTCATCCTTTTGATGATCCTTTGTTGTGGGAAGGTCATAGTAAAATTATCACAGAAATCATTGATCAAAAGCAATTACTCAACTTTGATGACGTAAAGGGAGTCGTTTGTTCAGTAGGAGGCGGCGGCTTATACAACGGGATAGTTGAGGGTTTGGAAAATCATAAGGAAATACCAGTGTTAGCAATTGAAACTAAACAAGCAGCCACGTTTCACGAGGCAGTCAAAGAAGGAAAAGTTGTTCATTTACGAAAAGTACAAACCTTGGCCACCTCTTTGGCTTCGCCGTATCTTTCTGCTAAGGCATTAGCTAACTATATAGACCATCCAACAGCTCTTGCTGAAATTGATGACTTGGACGCTGTTAAAggtgttgttgatttataCGATCATTTAGGGTATATGGTTGAACCTGCATGTGGCGCCTCCGTGGCATCGGTGATGCACAGGCAGGATGTATTGAGCGAATTGGGTAAATTAAATCCAAATGATATtgtcattgttgttgtatgtGGTGGATCTGCCATAAACAAGGATATTATAGACGAATATAGAAATTTATTAGAGAAAGACTCTTGa